A section of the Rhodobacter sp. genome encodes:
- the pcaD gene encoding 3-oxoadipate enol-lactonase: MRMADLGDLRLQYQLDGDPEGSPLVLIHALGTDLRLWDKLVPLLPRGLRILRFSLRGHGLSDAPPAPYAMGALVRDAERLMDHLRITDAVIVGLSIGGMIAQGLAVKRLDLVRGLVLSNTAAKIGTAAIWQDRIAQIGAGGIESVADATMERWFAPAFRATPEARAWRNMVTRTTLDGYLGCCAAISGTDFYTPTSGLRLPVLGIAGSADGSTPPDLVRETTELVPGSRFALIRDAGHLACVDQPQAYAECLTSFLRDIGHC; this comes from the coding sequence ATGCGTATGGCGGATCTGGGCGACCTCAGGCTGCAGTATCAGCTTGATGGCGACCCCGAAGGATCGCCGCTGGTGCTGATCCACGCGCTGGGGACCGATCTGCGGCTGTGGGACAAGCTGGTGCCGCTGTTGCCGCGGGGATTGCGCATTCTCAGGTTCTCGCTGCGTGGCCACGGCTTGAGCGATGCGCCGCCCGCGCCCTATGCGATGGGGGCGCTGGTGCGCGATGCCGAGCGGTTGATGGACCACCTGCGGATCACGGACGCGGTGATCGTCGGCTTGTCGATCGGCGGCATGATCGCCCAGGGGCTGGCGGTCAAGCGGCTGGATCTGGTGCGCGGGCTGGTTTTGTCGAACACCGCCGCAAAGATCGGCACGGCAGCGATCTGGCAGGACCGCATCGCGCAGATCGGCGCCGGCGGGATCGAATCCGTGGCCGATGCCACGATGGAACGCTGGTTCGCCCCCGCCTTTCGCGCCACACCCGAGGCCCGCGCCTGGCGCAATATGGTCACGCGCACGACGCTGGACGGATACCTGGGATGTTGCGCGGCGATTTCGGGGACGGATTTCTACACGCCGACCTCGGGGTTGCGACTGCCGGTGCTGGGGATCGCGGGCAGCGCCGACGGCTCGACCCCGCCCGACCTGGTGCGGGAAACGACCGAACTTGTGCCGGGCTCGCGCTTTGCGCTGATCCGCGACGCGGGGCACCTGGCCTGCGTGGATCAGCCCCAGGCCTATGCCGAGTGCCTGACGTCGTTTCTGCGCGACATCGGTCATTGTTGA
- a CDS encoding rRNA pseudouridine synthase yields the protein MTKPPAAKTPPKPQTQGGERIAKVLARAGVASRRSAEAMILEGRVSVNGAPIDSPALNVTPRDRIVVDGKPLGAKEPTRVWLYHKPLGLVTSEKDEKGRETVFDTLPEGMPRVLSIGRLDLNSEGLLLLTNDGDLKRRLELPSTGWLRKYRVRVNGAPTEAMLAPLKQGVTIDGERFQPMLVAIDRQQGANAWLTIGLREGRNREIRRALDSVGLTVNRLIRTAYGPFQLGDLAPGAVEELRPRVLRDQLGLSADEVADGRAPAPPAKKTAPRATSKPGPKTDPTGAEKPARKSWGMKSHGGARTETDGSRGKPRSWGTKSARPPTKPGPTR from the coding sequence ATGACCAAGCCCCCTGCCGCAAAGACCCCGCCGAAACCGCAGACCCAGGGCGGCGAACGGATCGCCAAGGTGCTGGCCCGGGCGGGCGTGGCCTCGCGTCGCAGCGCCGAGGCGATGATCCTCGAGGGGCGCGTCAGCGTCAATGGCGCGCCGATCGACAGCCCGGCGCTGAACGTGACGCCGCGCGACCGGATCGTCGTCGATGGCAAACCCCTGGGTGCGAAAGAGCCGACCCGCGTCTGGCTGTATCACAAGCCGCTGGGCCTGGTGACCAGCGAAAAGGATGAAAAGGGCCGTGAAACGGTGTTCGACACGCTGCCCGAAGGGATGCCGCGGGTGCTGTCTATCGGGCGACTGGACCTCAACTCCGAAGGGCTGCTGCTGCTGACCAATGACGGCGATCTGAAACGGCGCCTAGAATTGCCCTCGACCGGATGGCTGCGCAAGTATCGCGTGCGCGTCAATGGCGCCCCGACCGAGGCGATGCTGGCCCCCCTGAAACAGGGCGTCACAATCGACGGCGAACGGTTCCAGCCGATGCTGGTGGCCATTGACCGGCAGCAAGGCGCGAACGCCTGGCTGACCATCGGCCTGCGCGAGGGGCGCAACCGCGAGATCCGGCGCGCCCTCGACAGCGTGGGGCTGACCGTGAACCGGCTGATCCGAACCGCCTATGGCCCCTTCCAGTTGGGCGATCTGGCCCCCGGCGCGGTCGAGGAACTGCGCCCCCGGGTGCTGCGCGACCAACTTGGCCTGTCTGCCGACGAGGTCGCCGACGGCCGCGCCCCCGCCCCGCCCGCCAAGAAGACCGCCCCCCGCGCCACCAGCAAGCCCGGCCCCAAAACCGACCCGACCGGCGCCGAGAAACCGGCGCGCAAATCCTGGGGCATGAAAAGCCACGGCGGGGCGCGCACCGAAACCGATGGATCGCGCGGCAAGCCGCGTTCGTGGGGCACGAAATCCGCGCGCCCGCCCACCAAGCCGGGCCCGACGCGCTGA
- a CDS encoding DUF1467 family protein, whose amino-acid sequence MSPVSGFVLYAFLWFLTLLVVLPIRLKTQEDVGEVVPGTPRSAPADPQIGKRVIITTIAATVIYAIIVGIILSGVITVNEMDFMNHWMNGR is encoded by the coding sequence ATCTCGCCCGTTTCCGGCTTCGTTCTCTATGCCTTTCTGTGGTTCCTGACGCTGCTGGTGGTGCTGCCGATCCGCCTGAAGACGCAAGAGGATGTGGGCGAGGTCGTGCCCGGCACGCCGCGCTCGGCGCCCGCGGATCCGCAGATCGGCAAGCGCGTCATCATCACCACGATCGCGGCGACCGTGATCTACGCGATCATCGTCGGCATCATCCTGTCCGGTGTCATCACGGTGAATGAGATGGACTTCATGAACCACTGGATGAACGGGCGCTAA
- a CDS encoding cellulose biosynthesis cyclic di-GMP-binding regulatory protein BcsB, whose amino-acid sequence MRPVFHPVLRALAPVRALALAPLLSLWLPLAAAQAQSVQIPLPLDTTPGAPALEAVDLDRLQADRIAAEAHRGNYVEPSDAEVSIISPLRPIEAHGRPAGSAIRFDGERRTLQFALFVPQPDQVRALRISTLSSINVLPERSHFRVFVNDTLVGDGRLENFTAFGAADFPLGAATVLPGQNNVRVELVEYHRIYCGPDASFALWSDIDLANSGAVLASAEGISGQDGFLMGLAGAAATGAGIEIRGAEGLGDYRDAWVSQITQRISSALGGDPIPFRFTPYWSVQGQRRSAARVTFLPSTQNRLGFRTAGDGAQVMVVEFVPGERPHALPEFETLLPPVARRAQPRLIATQRPVALSEMGFHTTEAFDRYTLIQQRFRLPDDYVVLTNDKAELALDYFYIPDLPAGSALLVHVNGTNIRLLPLRGEGGQVIEQFPIRFEARLLRSGINTLAFEAMVPGDPPDLPCPIAEAPFLTIGENSTLSVPYSPSMYLADMHLAFAGLTPASVTTNDMTGRSFDADDVVTLRAALSGGERPEAAMLAPRLTLLSIDDFGSIPNGGYRIDRRAVEQALTPPPAPETAVAAATVGTTPGNLFSAMTDRRGTGSPAALSQGWDWLVSGVEAALQWLQPQSGVLLDEWLVQQHGQAMLVQLDPGRPNQIWMLRAPGSDISAIASAIVAARTTTESPRGQVSILGYDGQWHSWTAPDRQPVLLEPISPGNIRHVVGNFVSAMPIRYVTGLFFLALISALFALRLVISTREHRS is encoded by the coding sequence ATGCGCCCCGTGTTCCACCCCGTGCTCCGCGCCCTGGCCCCGGTTCGGGCGCTGGCCCTGGCGCCCTTGCTGTCGCTCTGGTTGCCTCTGGCGGCAGCCCAGGCGCAAAGCGTGCAGATCCCGCTGCCGCTGGACACCACCCCCGGCGCGCCCGCGCTCGAGGCGGTGGACCTGGACCGCCTGCAAGCCGATCGGATCGCCGCCGAGGCGCATCGCGGCAACTATGTCGAACCCTCGGACGCCGAGGTGTCGATCATCAGCCCGCTGCGCCCGATCGAGGCCCACGGCCGGCCCGCGGGCAGCGCCATCCGCTTTGACGGCGAGCGCCGGACGCTGCAATTCGCGTTGTTCGTGCCGCAGCCCGACCAGGTGCGCGCGCTCAGGATCTCGACGCTGTCTTCGATCAACGTTCTGCCGGAACGCTCGCATTTCCGGGTCTTCGTCAACGACACGCTGGTCGGCGACGGCCGGCTCGAGAATTTCACCGCCTTTGGCGCGGCCGATTTCCCGCTGGGCGCGGCGACGGTCCTGCCGGGGCAGAACAACGTGCGTGTCGAACTGGTGGAATACCACCGTATCTACTGCGGTCCCGATGCCTCGTTCGCGCTGTGGTCGGACATCGACCTGGCGAATTCGGGCGCGGTGCTGGCCTCGGCCGAGGGGATCTCGGGGCAGGACGGGTTTCTGATGGGGCTGGCCGGTGCCGCTGCGACCGGCGCCGGGATCGAGATCCGTGGCGCCGAGGGTCTGGGCGACTATCGCGACGCCTGGGTGTCGCAGATCACCCAGCGGATCAGCTCGGCCCTGGGCGGCGATCCCATTCCCTTCCGCTTCACCCCGTATTGGAGCGTGCAGGGGCAGCGACGCTCGGCCGCGCGGGTGACGTTCCTGCCGTCAACGCAGAATCGCCTCGGTTTCCGCACCGCCGGCGACGGCGCTCAGGTCATGGTTGTGGAATTCGTGCCTGGCGAGCGCCCGCACGCCTTGCCCGAATTCGAGACCCTGTTGCCGCCGGTCGCCCGGCGCGCGCAGCCGCGGCTGATCGCGACCCAGCGGCCGGTGGCCCTGTCCGAGATGGGCTTTCACACCACCGAGGCCTTTGACCGCTACACGCTGATCCAGCAACGCTTTCGTCTGCCCGACGACTATGTCGTGCTGACCAACGACAAGGCCGAACTGGCGCTGGACTATTTCTATATTCCGGACCTTCCGGCTGGTTCGGCGCTGCTGGTGCACGTCAACGGCACCAACATCCGCCTGCTGCCGCTGCGCGGCGAAGGCGGGCAGGTCATCGAGCAGTTCCCGATCCGGTTCGAGGCCCGGCTGCTGCGTTCGGGCATCAACACGCTGGCCTTCGAGGCGATGGTGCCCGGCGATCCACCCGATCTGCCGTGCCCCATCGCCGAGGCCCCGTTCCTGACCATCGGCGAGAATTCGACCCTCAGCGTGCCCTACAGCCCGTCGATGTATCTGGCCGACATGCACCTGGCCTTTGCCGGGCTGACGCCGGCCAGTGTCACCACCAACGACATGACCGGGCGGTCCTTCGATGCCGACGACGTCGTGACGCTGCGCGCGGCACTCAGCGGCGGCGAGCGGCCCGAGGCGGCGATGCTGGCGCCGCGGCTGACGCTGTTGTCGATCGACGATTTCGGTTCGATTCCGAATGGCGGCTATCGTATCGACCGGCGGGCCGTCGAACAGGCGCTGACCCCGCCGCCTGCCCCCGAGACCGCGGTCGCGGCAGCGACCGTCGGCACCACGCCGGGCAACCTGTTCAGCGCCATGACCGACCGGCGCGGCACCGGCTCGCCCGCAGCCCTGTCGCAAGGCTGGGACTGGCTGGTCAGCGGTGTCGAAGCGGCGCTGCAATGGCTGCAACCGCAGTCGGGCGTTCTGCTGGACGAATGGCTGGTGCAGCAGCACGGGCAGGCGATGCTGGTGCAGCTCGATCCGGGGCGGCCAAACCAGATCTGGATGCTGCGCGCGCCGGGCAGCGACATCAGCGCGATCGCCTCGGCCATCGTCGCCGCGCGCACCACGACCGAAAGCCCGCGCGGGCAGGTGTCGATCCTGGGCTATGACGGGCAATGGCACAGCTGGACCGCGCCCGACCGCCAGCCGGTCCTGCTCGAGCCGATCTCGCCCGGCAACATCCGCCATGTGGTGGGCAACTTCGTGTCGGCAATGCCGATCCGTTACGTCACCGGCCTGTTCTTCCTGGCCCTGATTTCGGCGCTGTTCGCGCTGAGGCTCGTCATCTCTACGCGGGAGCACCGTTCATGA
- the mce gene encoding methylmalonyl-CoA epimerase yields the protein MIGRLNHVAIAVPDLQAAVAQYRDTLGAEVGTPQDEPDHGVTVVFITLPNTKVELLYPLGADSPIRGFLDKNPAGGIHHMCFEVDDILAARDTLKSRGARVLGSGEPRIGAHGKPVLFLHPKDFNGCLIELEQV from the coding sequence ATGATCGGACGCCTCAATCACGTTGCCATCGCCGTGCCGGACCTTCAGGCCGCCGTCGCGCAATACCGCGACACGCTGGGCGCCGAGGTCGGCACGCCGCAAGACGAGCCCGACCACGGCGTCACGGTGGTTTTCATCACCTTGCCCAACACCAAGGTCGAACTGCTGTATCCCCTGGGCGCGGACAGCCCGATCCGGGGGTTCCTGGACAAGAACCCCGCGGGCGGGATTCACCACATGTGCTTTGAAGTGGACGATATCCTGGCGGCGCGCGACACCCTGAAATCCCGGGGCGCGCGGGTTCTGGGCAGCGGCGAGCCCAGGATCGGCGCGCATGGCAAGCCGGTGTTGTTCCTGCATCCCAAGGATTTCAATGGCTGTCTGATCGAATTGGAGCAAGTCTGA
- a CDS encoding nucleoside deaminase, which translates to MSIALEEARAAARRGEVPVGAVITDAAGRVVARAGNRTRERNDPTAHAELLAIRDACAAAGNERLPGHTLWVTLEPCPMCAAAIGFARIARLYYGAADPKSGGIAQGPRIYAHAQAHHSPEVYDGIAETEATALLQTFFQGLRSKP; encoded by the coding sequence ATGTCAATCGCGCTGGAGGAAGCCCGCGCCGCCGCCCGCCGCGGCGAGGTGCCGGTGGGCGCCGTCATCACCGACGCCGCGGGGCGCGTTGTTGCCCGCGCCGGCAACCGCACGCGCGAACGCAACGACCCGACGGCGCACGCCGAGCTTCTGGCCATCCGCGACGCCTGCGCCGCGGCGGGCAACGAACGCCTGCCCGGCCACACGCTATGGGTCACGCTGGAACCTTGTCCGATGTGCGCTGCCGCGATCGGTTTCGCCCGGATCGCGCGGCTCTATTACGGGGCGGCCGACCCCAAGTCGGGCGGCATAGCGCAAGGCCCGCGGATCTATGCCCATGCCCAGGCGCACCACAGCCCCGAGGTTTACGACGGCATCGCCGAGACCGAGGCCACGGCGCTGTTGCAAACGTTTTTTCAGGGGTTGCGGTCGAAACCGTGA
- a CDS encoding glycosyl hydrolase family 5 has protein sequence MGGQGASAQGLLSSEDLAQQAAAVWQAWKGAYLQPSGRVVDGLQQNASHSEGQGYGAVLAVEFADQEALTRILDWTEANLALRGDSLLAWRYLPDAANPVPDLNNASDGDLFYAWALVRAAARFNQRAYLQRAQQTAQALVARCIVPSLAQAGETIFLPGAQGFVHSDRIVFNPSYIMPLAMREVAAATGVVELAQTAQQAEGQLQRLAQSGPVPDWVQVTRDGMSRATDFSDVAGYEAMRVPLYLIWSGLRQHPAVTQMMRIYDRTVQPGVPVPTRIDPTTGAVLEASNDPGYRALAGLVSCAGTPAQVGSDMPPFDASQPYYPATLQMFAMIAANQVSPECVPI, from the coding sequence ATGGGCGGGCAGGGGGCCTCGGCGCAGGGTCTGCTCAGCAGCGAGGACCTGGCGCAACAGGCCGCGGCGGTCTGGCAGGCGTGGAAGGGGGCGTATCTGCAACCCTCGGGCCGCGTCGTCGATGGGCTGCAACAAAACGCCAGCCATTCCGAAGGGCAGGGCTATGGGGCGGTCCTGGCTGTCGAATTCGCCGATCAGGAGGCCCTGACGCGGATCCTGGACTGGACCGAGGCCAACCTGGCCCTGCGCGGCGATTCCCTGCTGGCATGGCGCTATCTGCCCGACGCGGCAAACCCGGTCCCTGATCTGAACAACGCCTCGGACGGTGACCTGTTCTATGCCTGGGCGCTGGTGCGCGCGGCGGCGCGCTTCAACCAGCGGGCCTATCTGCAACGCGCCCAGCAGACCGCGCAGGCGCTGGTCGCGCGTTGCATCGTGCCCAGCCTTGCCCAAGCGGGCGAAACGATTTTCCTGCCCGGCGCGCAGGGCTTTGTGCACAGCGACCGCATCGTCTTCAATCCCAGCTACATCATGCCGCTCGCCATGCGCGAGGTCGCCGCGGCGACGGGCGTTGTCGAGCTGGCGCAAACCGCGCAACAGGCCGAAGGCCAGTTGCAACGCCTGGCGCAATCGGGTCCGGTGCCGGATTGGGTGCAGGTCACTCGCGACGGCATGAGCCGCGCGACCGATTTCTCGGATGTCGCGGGCTACGAGGCGATGCGCGTGCCGCTCTATCTGATCTGGTCAGGCCTGCGTCAGCACCCGGCGGTGACGCAGATGATGCGGATCTATGACCGCACCGTGCAACCGGGCGTGCCGGTTCCGACGCGGATCGACCCGACCACGGGCGCGGTGCTCGAGGCGTCGAACGATCCCGGATACCGGGCGCTCGCGGGGCTGGTGTCTTGCGCCGGAACCCCTGCGCAGGTCGGCTCGGACATGCCGCCCTTCGATGCCAGTCAACCCTATTACCCGGCGACATTGCAGATGTTCGCGATGATCGCCGCCAATCAGGTGAGTCCCGAATGCGTGCCGATCTGA
- a CDS encoding EI24 domain-containing protein, which yields MIVGAFLSALAQFDDPRFRRAVWLGLALAVALLFAMYAAVLLVVQWVTPDTLTLPWIGAVNGLSALVSVASIAVMLILSVFLMVPVASAFTGLFLDDVADAVEARHYPGLSPAPRAAFWPALLDSIRYFGLLVLLNLLGMLLFVFSGGLGMICLWLINGFLLSREYFTMVALRRLSPAEASALRRDRFFTLWGAGIVMAIPLSVPLVNLAMPVIGAAAFTHLFHRVNGR from the coding sequence ATGATCGTCGGCGCATTCCTTTCGGCGCTGGCCCAGTTCGACGACCCGCGTTTCCGCCGGGCTGTCTGGCTGGGTCTGGCGCTGGCCGTGGCGCTGCTGTTCGCGATGTATGCGGCCGTTCTGCTGGTGGTGCAGTGGGTCACCCCTGACACGCTGACCCTGCCCTGGATCGGCGCGGTCAACGGATTGTCGGCGCTGGTCTCGGTCGCCTCGATCGCGGTCATGCTGATCTTGTCGGTGTTCCTGATGGTCCCGGTCGCCTCGGCCTTTACCGGGTTGTTCCTGGACGACGTGGCCGACGCAGTCGAGGCCCGCCACTACCCGGGCCTCAGCCCCGCGCCCCGCGCGGCCTTCTGGCCCGCGTTGCTGGATTCGATCCGCTACTTTGGCCTGCTGGTGCTGCTGAACCTGCTGGGGATGCTGCTGTTCGTCTTTTCCGGCGGGTTGGGCATGATCTGCCTGTGGCTGATCAACGGCTTTCTGCTGTCGCGCGAATATTTCACCATGGTTGCGCTGCGCCGCCTGTCCCCGGCCGAGGCATCGGCCCTGCGGCGCGACAGGTTTTTCACCCTGTGGGGGGCCGGGATCGTGATGGCGATCCCGCTCAGCGTGCCCTTGGTGAACCTGGCGATGCCGGTGATCGGCGCGGCCGCCTTTACCCACCTGTTTCACCGTGTGAACGGGCGTTAG
- the bcsA gene encoding UDP-forming cellulose synthase catalytic subunit, with product MARMIGTRALSLADKANLALWALLIVLVAALVSVPTSIQVQATLGIAAVLVVMILKPIAMKNMVARFAMMAIASTLVMRYWAWRVTETLPPVSDTISFVPALLLFLVETYAIGVFFLSAFMTADPIKRGLPPKVAARDLPTVDVLVPSYNEPVEMLAITLSAAKNMHYPADRRTVTLCDDGGTDQRCNHEDPAIAEGARKRRRDLIQLCGELGVRYSTRARNEHAKAGNMSAALEHLDGEIVVVFDADHVPSRDFLARTVGFFVEDPKLFLVQTPHFFLNPDPIDRNVGFRDDCPPENEMFYHLSHRGLDRWGGAFFCGSAALLRRRALDEAGGFAGETITEDAETALGIHRNGWKSLYVDHAMIAGLQPETFVSFIQQRGRWATGMMQLLILKNPLTGKGLSLTQRLCYLNSMTFWLFPLVRMTFILAPLMYLLFGLQIFVATIQEVAVYMTSYMAVNFLIQNALYSQVRWPLISEIYETAQAPYLSKAIFKTIANPRGAKFNVTAKDEVLEEDFVSPIFKPLLFIFALTLLGVVAAAIRWVMFPGDHNIIMVVGGWAIYNFLLVGAAIRAVGERQQRRSVPRVPVNVPATVALGEHNPVFVAATVVDASTTGCRIVMRNRTNPDGTSGPVPDKDETFYFTPEFPKSPHLENAVRVQVQSVTREGDSVSMGVRFDPTQPMAVRETVAHMIFGDSASWEAVRARRHRSMGLLRGMSYVIGLSFTGIWNTMRLLAAEPARLQRVRAREDNVVVVEQQPAHLLAFGQAFDPPPSERPISLLQAAIAQNASRADDGRAPGVDLQGRPV from the coding sequence ATGGCCAGAATGATCGGCACGCGGGCGCTTTCGCTCGCGGACAAGGCGAATCTGGCCCTCTGGGCGCTGCTGATCGTCCTGGTCGCGGCGCTGGTCAGCGTGCCGACCTCGATCCAGGTGCAGGCCACGCTGGGCATCGCGGCGGTTCTGGTGGTGATGATCCTGAAGCCGATCGCCATGAAGAACATGGTGGCGCGGTTCGCGATGATGGCCATCGCCTCGACCTTGGTCATGCGCTACTGGGCCTGGCGCGTGACCGAGACCCTGCCGCCGGTATCGGACACGATTTCCTTCGTGCCCGCGCTGCTGCTGTTCCTGGTCGAAACCTATGCCATCGGCGTGTTCTTCCTGTCCGCCTTCATGACGGCCGACCCGATCAAGCGCGGACTGCCGCCCAAGGTCGCGGCGCGCGATCTGCCGACGGTGGACGTGCTGGTCCCCAGCTACAACGAACCGGTCGAGATGCTGGCGATCACGCTGAGCGCGGCCAAGAACATGCATTACCCGGCCGACCGCCGCACGGTGACGCTGTGCGACGACGGCGGCACCGATCAACGCTGCAACCACGAGGACCCCGCGATCGCCGAGGGCGCACGCAAACGCCGCCGCGACCTGATCCAGTTGTGCGGCGAACTGGGTGTGCGCTATTCGACCCGTGCGCGCAACGAACACGCCAAGGCCGGCAACATGTCGGCCGCGCTCGAACATCTCGATGGCGAGATCGTCGTCGTGTTCGACGCCGACCACGTTCCCAGCCGCGATTTCCTGGCGCGCACCGTGGGCTTCTTCGTCGAGGATCCCAAGCTGTTCCTGGTGCAGACGCCGCACTTCTTCCTGAACCCCGACCCGATCGACCGGAACGTCGGTTTTCGCGACGACTGCCCGCCGGAAAACGAGATGTTCTATCACCTGTCGCACCGCGGGCTGGACCGCTGGGGCGGGGCGTTCTTTTGCGGATCGGCGGCGTTGTTGCGCCGCCGGGCGCTGGACGAGGCCGGGGGCTTTGCCGGCGAGACCATCACCGAAGACGCCGAAACGGCGCTGGGCATCCACCGCAACGGCTGGAAATCGCTCTATGTCGATCACGCGATGATCGCCGGTCTTCAGCCCGAGACCTTCGTGTCCTTCATCCAGCAGCGCGGCCGCTGGGCGACCGGCATGATGCAGTTGCTGATCTTGAAGAACCCGTTGACCGGCAAGGGCCTCAGCCTGACGCAACGGTTGTGCTACCTGAACTCGATGACGTTCTGGCTGTTCCCGCTGGTGCGGATGACCTTCATCCTGGCGCCGCTGATGTATCTGCTGTTTGGCTTGCAGATCTTTGTCGCGACGATCCAGGAAGTCGCGGTCTACATGACCAGTTACATGGCGGTGAACTTCCTGATCCAGAACGCGCTCTACAGCCAGGTGCGCTGGCCGCTGATCTCCGAGATCTACGAAACCGCGCAGGCGCCCTATCTGTCCAAGGCGATCTTCAAGACCATCGCCAACCCGCGCGGCGCCAAATTCAACGTGACCGCCAAGGATGAGGTTCTCGAAGAGGATTTCGTCTCGCCCATCTTCAAGCCTTTGCTGTTCATCTTTGCGCTGACGCTGCTGGGCGTGGTCGCGGCGGCGATCCGCTGGGTGATGTTCCCGGGCGACCACAACATCATCATGGTCGTGGGCGGCTGGGCGATCTACAACTTCCTTCTGGTCGGCGCCGCGATCCGCGCGGTCGGCGAACGCCAGCAGCGCCGTTCGGTGCCGCGCGTGCCGGTCAACGTGCCCGCGACGGTCGCGCTGGGCGAACACAACCCCGTCTTCGTGGCGGCGACGGTGGTCGATGCCTCGACCACGGGGTGCCGCATCGTGATGCGCAACCGCACCAATCCCGATGGCACCAGCGGCCCGGTCCCCGACAAGGACGAGACCTTCTACTTCACGCCCGAATTCCCCAAGTCGCCGCATCTTGAGAATGCGGTGCGGGTGCAGGTGCAATCGGTCACCCGCGAGGGTGATTCGGTGTCGATGGGGGTGCGCTTCGACCCGACCCAGCCGATGGCGGTGCGCGAGACGGTCGCCCACATGATCTTTGGCGACTCGGCCTCGTGGGAGGCGGTGCGCGCGCGCCGGCACAGGTCGATGGGACTGTTGCGCGGCATGAGCTATGTGATCGGCCTGTCCTTTACCGGGATCTGGAACACCATGCGCCTGCTCGCCGCCGAACCCGCGCGGCTGCAACGCGTCCGGGCGCGCGAGGACAACGTGGTCGTGGTCGAACAGCAGCCCGCGCATCTGCTGGCCTTTGGCCAGGCCTTTGATCCGCCGCCAAGCGAACGCCCGATTTCGCTGCTTCAAGCCGCCATTGCCCAGAATGCGAGCCGCGCCGACGACGGCCGCGCCCCGGGTGTGGACCTGCAGGGGAGGCCGGTCTGA
- a CDS encoding nitroreductase — protein sequence MTQPNPVMEFLLTRRSKPANALKAPAPDGAALDQLLTAALRVPDHGALEPWRLLLIEDPARPRLAELLRTRGPALGIAPEKIEKSARRWENAPRIVAVVASPKPSDKAPELEQILSAGAVCVSLVNAALASGWGAAWITGWEAFDRAFLETGLGLEAHEQIAGFIHLGTCETPAVERSRPALEHRVGRIAQ from the coding sequence ATGACCCAACCCAATCCCGTGATGGAATTCCTGCTTACACGCCGATCCAAGCCGGCCAACGCGCTGAAGGCGCCAGCGCCCGACGGCGCGGCGCTGGACCAGTTGCTGACCGCGGCGCTGCGTGTGCCCGACCACGGTGCGCTGGAACCCTGGCGCCTGCTTCTGATCGAGGACCCGGCGCGGCCGCGCCTGGCCGAACTGCTGCGCACCCGGGGCCCCGCCCTGGGAATCGCACCCGAAAAGATCGAGAAATCCGCCCGACGCTGGGAAAACGCGCCCCGCATCGTCGCGGTCGTGGCCTCGCCCAAACCCTCGGACAAGGCCCCCGAACTGGAGCAGATCCTGTCTGCCGGCGCGGTCTGCGTCAGTCTGGTGAACGCGGCCCTGGCCAGCGGCTGGGGCGCGGCCTGGATCACCGGGTGGGAGGCCTTTGACCGCGCGTTCCTGGAAACCGGCCTGGGACTGGAAGCCCACGAACAGATCGCCGGCTTCATCCATCTGGGCACGTGCGAGACCCCGGCGGTCGAACGCTCCCGCCCGGCACTCGAACATCGGGTCGGCCGGATCGCGCAATGA